A genomic stretch from bacterium includes:
- a CDS encoding DUF3604 domain-containing protein codes for MTSPNRCLRDTSLHAVITACVVFATLAAADAVAAETNRCDHYDPQKNVFWGDLHIHTAYSMDAYMFDTRLTPGDAYAFAKGEPRTLPPLGEDGTGTRPFQIGRPLDFAAITDHADALGGVHLCTTPGSKVYDSEVCRNYRRPFEPASSTEAAEDIVGRVASLNSAPLCGEDWAVCRQGTIDAWQDMQTAAAKHDDPTSACNFTTFIAYEHTATPEMTKIHRNVIFRNEHVIESPIRYSDEPTGPGLWKELDRQCIQGKPGCDVLAIPHNPNLSNGRLFTIEYPEGTAKPEQARLASLRARMEPVVEMMQIKGESECKANPWKVLGADEDCGFEKYRQLHQAPDCEGRMEKGALAGQGCSSRLDYARYALIEGLREADRIGVNPYAFGMIGATDIHTGTPGATDEWETDSFDSAVPGPGYNLGGLAAVWAEENSRDAIFDALRRREVYATSGSRMTVRLFGGWDYPENLCDAANLVEQGYAGGVPMGGDLPARPGKDEAPTFVVSAMQDAGTEAHPGNLLQRVQIVKGWADPDGTFHQQVVDVAGRKDNGASVDTKTCEVSGPGERQLCSVWTDPDFDPNQRAVYYARVFENPSCRFSTRICAKTPERDVCKVSSVPKTVQDRAWTSPIWYTP; via the coding sequence ATGACGTCCCCGAACCGCTGTCTCCGAGACACTTCTTTACACGCCGTAATCACCGCTTGCGTCGTCTTCGCGACCCTGGCCGCCGCAGACGCCGTCGCTGCCGAAACGAATCGTTGCGACCACTACGACCCCCAGAAGAACGTGTTCTGGGGCGACCTCCACATCCATACGGCGTACTCGATGGACGCCTACATGTTCGACACGCGCCTCACGCCGGGTGATGCCTACGCCTTCGCCAAGGGAGAGCCTCGGACCCTCCCGCCGCTCGGCGAAGACGGCACGGGCACGCGCCCCTTCCAGATCGGCCGACCGCTCGACTTCGCGGCCATCACCGACCACGCGGATGCCCTCGGCGGCGTGCATCTCTGCACGACGCCGGGCTCCAAGGTCTACGACAGCGAGGTGTGCCGGAACTATCGCCGGCCCTTCGAGCCCGCCTCGAGCACCGAAGCCGCGGAAGACATCGTCGGCCGGGTCGCGAGCCTCAACTCCGCGCCGCTCTGCGGCGAGGACTGGGCGGTCTGTCGCCAGGGGACGATCGACGCATGGCAGGACATGCAGACCGCCGCAGCGAAGCACGACGATCCGACCTCCGCCTGCAACTTCACGACGTTCATCGCGTACGAGCACACCGCGACGCCCGAGATGACGAAGATCCACCGCAACGTGATCTTCCGAAACGAGCACGTGATCGAGTCGCCGATCCGATACTCCGACGAACCCACCGGACCCGGTCTCTGGAAGGAGCTCGACCGTCAGTGCATCCAGGGCAAGCCGGGCTGCGACGTCCTCGCCATCCCGCACAATCCGAATCTCTCCAACGGTCGGCTCTTCACGATCGAGTACCCCGAAGGCACTGCCAAGCCGGAGCAGGCGCGCCTCGCGTCGCTGCGCGCGCGGATGGAGCCCGTCGTCGAGATGATGCAGATCAAGGGCGAGTCCGAGTGCAAGGCGAACCCGTGGAAGGTGCTCGGCGCCGACGAGGACTGCGGCTTCGAGAAGTATCGCCAGCTCCATCAGGCCCCGGATTGCGAGGGTCGGATGGAGAAGGGAGCCCTCGCCGGTCAGGGCTGCAGCTCACGCCTCGACTACGCGCGCTACGCGCTGATCGAGGGGCTCCGGGAAGCGGACCGGATCGGCGTGAACCCCTACGCGTTCGGCATGATCGGCGCGACCGACATCCACACGGGCACGCCTGGCGCGACCGACGAATGGGAGACCGACTCCTTCGACTCCGCCGTCCCCGGTCCCGGCTACAACCTCGGCGGTCTCGCCGCCGTCTGGGCCGAGGAGAACAGCCGAGACGCGATCTTCGACGCCCTCCGCCGACGCGAGGTCTACGCGACGAGCGGCTCGCGGATGACCGTCCGGCTCTTCGGTGGCTGGGACTACCCGGAGAATCTCTGCGACGCGGCGAACCTCGTCGAGCAGGGCTACGCGGGCGGCGTTCCGATGGGCGGCGACCTGCCGGCGCGACCGGGCAAGGACGAGGCCCCGACGTTCGTCGTCTCCGCGATGCAGGACGCGGGGACGGAGGCGCACCCGGGTAACCTGCTCCAGCGCGTACAGATCGTGAAGGGCTGGGCGGATCCGGACGGAACGTTCCACCAGCAGGTCGTCGACGTCGCGGGCAGGAAGGACAACGGCGCGAGTGTCGACACGAAGACCTGCGAAGTGAGCGGCCCGGGCGAACGCCAGCTCTGCTCCGTCTGGACCGACCCGGACTTCGACCCGAACCAACGCGCCGTCTACTACGCGCGCGTCTTCGAGAATCCGAGCTGCCGCTTCTCCACGCGGATCTGCGCCAAGACACCCGAACGAGACGTGTGCAAGGTGTCGAGCGTTCCGAAGACGGTGCAGGACCGCGCCTGGACCTCGCCGATCTGGTACACGCCGTGA
- a CDS encoding efflux RND transporter periplasmic adaptor subunit — MPAEPDQKTRSRRFLPWILLAALLLAGVALRRTVFAPDPIEVRVASVARGRVEATVTNSKAGTVEARRRSRIASEIGGQVVSIAHREGDRVGAGEPLVRLSPRSQEAQLELAVQGVSIARAGLEDACLRRDRAQRELARTKRLAESSVASEDRLDELQYRYDSARVACDGAKAELARAEAQQRSAETELAKTEIRAPFAGIVAEVNVEVGEWVTPSPPLLTSPPVIDLIDPASIFVSAPMDEVDSGAIRPGLPVKVTVDSRPGERFAGSVLRVAPYVLDEEAQNRTLEIEVALVDAAVAESLLPGTSADAEVVLDARDDVIRVPTSALMRNERVLVLEDGELVEREIEVGLRNWQFAEVRSGLEEDERLVVALDRLEIVAGARAVPDADSTSSDGASAERDPDVAAGRDS, encoded by the coding sequence ATGCCCGCGGAGCCGGACCAGAAGACACGCTCCCGCAGGTTCCTCCCGTGGATCCTGCTCGCTGCGTTGCTGCTCGCGGGCGTCGCTCTCCGACGAACCGTCTTCGCTCCCGATCCGATCGAGGTGCGCGTCGCGAGTGTCGCGCGGGGGCGGGTCGAGGCGACCGTCACGAACTCGAAGGCGGGGACCGTCGAAGCGCGTCGCCGATCGAGGATCGCGTCCGAGATCGGGGGGCAGGTCGTCTCGATCGCGCACCGCGAGGGCGATCGGGTCGGAGCGGGCGAGCCCCTCGTCCGGCTCTCGCCGCGCAGCCAGGAAGCCCAGCTCGAGCTCGCCGTGCAGGGCGTCTCGATCGCGCGGGCGGGTCTCGAGGACGCCTGCCTGCGTCGCGACCGCGCGCAGCGCGAGCTCGCGCGAACGAAGCGGCTCGCCGAGAGCAGCGTCGCCTCGGAGGACCGCCTCGACGAGCTGCAGTACCGGTACGACTCGGCGCGCGTCGCGTGCGACGGAGCGAAGGCGGAGCTCGCGCGCGCCGAGGCCCAGCAGCGATCGGCGGAGACGGAGCTCGCGAAGACCGAGATTCGCGCGCCCTTCGCCGGGATCGTCGCCGAAGTGAACGTCGAAGTGGGCGAGTGGGTCACGCCGTCGCCGCCGCTCCTGACCTCGCCGCCGGTGATCGACCTGATCGATCCTGCTTCCATCTTCGTGAGCGCGCCGATGGACGAGGTGGACTCCGGCGCGATCCGGCCCGGACTTCCGGTCAAGGTGACCGTCGACTCGCGTCCGGGCGAGCGCTTCGCAGGGTCGGTGCTTCGCGTGGCGCCCTACGTGCTCGACGAGGAGGCCCAGAATCGCACGCTCGAGATCGAGGTGGCGCTCGTCGACGCTGCGGTCGCCGAGTCGCTCCTGCCGGGCACGTCGGCGGACGCGGAGGTCGTGCTCGACGCCCGGGACGACGTGATTCGCGTCCCGACTTCGGCGCTCATGCGGAACGAGCGCGTGCTCGTGCTGGAGGACGGGGAGCTCGTCGAGCGCGAGATCGAGGTCGGGCTCCGCAACTGGCAGTTCGCAGAGGTCCGGTCCGGCCTCGAAGAGGACGAGCGGCTCGTCGTCGCCCTCGATCGTCTCGAGATCGTGGCCGGGGCGCGCGCGGTCCCGGATGCGGACAGCACGTCGTCGGATGGCGCCTCGGCGGAGAGGGACCCGGACGTGGCGGCGGGGCGCGACTCCTGA
- a CDS encoding ABC transporter ATP-binding protein, translating into MGDTELHALRGVSETIEDGEYVAIIGPSGSGKSTLLNVLGCLDSPDRGRYLLAGEDVAGLGEDALAETRLRRIGFIFQSFHLVPRLTALQNVELPMIFAGIPPAERRSRAAGALAAVGLSDREGHRPNELSGGQKQRVAIARSTVMDPGLLLCDEPTGNLDSRSGAQVLDLLAELHAGGRTLVVVTHDPRVARRADRVVVMRDGGILKRVRGDDVGDLGSLFEIEEEVVDPPTEARGA; encoded by the coding sequence ATGGGCGACACGGAGCTCCACGCGCTGCGGGGCGTGAGCGAGACGATCGAAGACGGCGAGTACGTCGCGATCATCGGCCCCTCCGGCTCGGGCAAGAGCACGCTCCTGAACGTCCTCGGCTGCCTGGACTCGCCGGACCGCGGGCGGTACCTCCTGGCGGGGGAGGACGTGGCGGGCCTCGGCGAGGACGCTCTGGCCGAGACGCGACTCCGCCGGATCGGGTTCATCTTCCAGTCCTTCCACCTCGTGCCGCGCTTGACCGCGCTCCAGAACGTCGAGCTACCGATGATCTTCGCTGGGATCCCGCCGGCGGAACGTCGCTCGCGGGCCGCGGGCGCGCTCGCGGCGGTCGGACTCTCGGATCGAGAGGGTCATCGGCCGAACGAGCTCTCCGGCGGTCAGAAGCAGCGGGTCGCCATCGCGCGTTCCACGGTCATGGACCCGGGCCTTCTTCTGTGCGACGAGCCGACGGGCAATCTCGACAGTCGATCGGGGGCGCAGGTGCTCGACCTGCTCGCCGAGCTGCACGCGGGCGGTCGGACGCTCGTCGTCGTGACCCACGATCCGAGAGTGGCACGGCGTGCCGATCGCGTCGTGGTCATGCGGGATGGCGGGATCTTGAAGCGCGTACGCGGAGACGACGTCGGCGACCTGGGGTCTCTCTTCGAGATCGAGGAGGAGGTCGTCGACCCGCCCACGGAGGCGCGGGGCGCATGA
- a CDS encoding ABC transporter permease has translation MSPRDLVGFAFAAVLQNRRRSALSLLGVVIGVVAVLSLTAIGEGALRYVTNQFASLGSSIINVSPGKNETTGGMPHGIGGVPNDLTLRDAMVLERRIPSVRAAIPVSISTETVSFRERARRAPIVGATREFERLQRLDLAMGSFLPESEIDRGAAVVVLGHKVARELFDEANPLGNAIRIGSWRMRVIGVLQERGQQLGLDVDEVAFIPVASGMRMANKSSVSRIMLELWPRSDQDRVIERVKELLIERHDEEDFTCVSQDAVLESLSSILGILTLVVAGIASISLAVAGIGIMNVMLVSVSERRDEVGLLKALGASRRQILTIFLLEAALLSSAGGLLGLVVGTALVYVGNLTYPAVDIVAPLWAVGAVVALSLGVGIVFGVLPAWRASRLDPVAALQGN, from the coding sequence ATGAGCCCTCGGGACCTCGTCGGATTCGCCTTCGCGGCGGTGCTCCAGAACCGACGGCGGAGCGCGCTCTCGCTCCTCGGCGTGGTGATCGGCGTCGTCGCCGTGCTCTCGCTGACGGCGATCGGCGAAGGGGCGCTCCGCTACGTCACGAACCAGTTTGCGAGCCTGGGCAGCTCGATCATCAACGTCTCGCCCGGCAAGAACGAGACGACGGGAGGCATGCCGCACGGCATAGGCGGCGTGCCGAACGATCTCACGCTTCGCGACGCGATGGTCCTGGAGCGGCGGATCCCTTCGGTCCGCGCCGCGATCCCGGTCTCGATCAGCACCGAGACCGTGAGCTTCCGCGAGCGCGCGCGCCGCGCGCCGATCGTCGGCGCGACCCGGGAGTTTGAGCGCCTCCAACGACTCGACCTCGCGATGGGGAGCTTCCTTCCCGAGTCCGAGATCGATCGCGGGGCCGCCGTCGTGGTCCTCGGTCACAAGGTCGCACGCGAGCTCTTCGACGAGGCGAATCCGCTCGGCAACGCGATCCGGATCGGGAGCTGGCGGATGCGGGTGATCGGCGTACTCCAGGAGCGGGGGCAGCAGCTGGGCCTGGACGTCGACGAGGTCGCCTTCATTCCGGTCGCCTCCGGGATGCGCATGGCGAACAAGAGCTCGGTCAGTCGGATCATGCTCGAGCTCTGGCCGCGCTCCGATCAGGACCGGGTGATCGAACGCGTGAAGGAGCTCCTGATCGAGCGGCACGACGAGGAGGACTTCACCTGCGTGAGCCAGGACGCCGTCCTCGAGTCGCTCTCGTCGATCCTGGGAATCCTGACCCTCGTGGTCGCGGGGATCGCGAGCATCAGCCTCGCGGTCGCGGGCATCGGGATCATGAACGTGATGCTCGTCTCGGTCTCGGAACGCCGGGACGAGGTCGGTCTCCTCAAGGCCCTCGGCGCGAGTCGACGACAGATCCTGACGATCTTCCTGCTCGAGGCGGCGCTCCTCTCCTCGGCGGGCGGCCTCCTCGGACTCGTCGTCGGGACGGCGCTGGTCTACGTCGGGAACCTCACCTATCCGGCGGTCGACATCGTGGCGCCTCTCTGGGCCGTCGGTGCCGTGGTCGCGCTCTCGCTCGGCGTCGGGATCGTCTTCGGCGTGCTGCCCGCCTGGCGTGCGTCGAGACTCGACCCCGTCGCGGCGCTCCAGGGGAATTAG
- a CDS encoding ABC transporter permease: MARRRVDFTDLMRLSSGALVGHPLRSALSMLGIAIGVAAVIMLTSLGEGTRKYMVSQFSEFGTNVLSIQPGKRKTSGVPNAFRGTQQKLTIDDAEALGRVPMFETVTPSALGQARVEGGGRGRSVFVHGVTADFPDVMKFTVRQGSFIPPGDPRRGGSVAVLGPQLKRELFGDANALGEFVRIAGSRLRVIGVMEPKGQVLGMDIDDAAYIPVATAMRIFNLEELQEINVVFRHEGQTEEAIEVVREILIDRHRGEEDFTIISQTEMLAVFGRVMDVVTFGVAVIAAISLLVGSIGIFTMMWISVGERVSEIGLMRAVGATARQIQIVFLTEAILLTMMGGLSGLLVGLVATVAIRIGIPGFPAGAPIEYVAAALGVSAVAGLLSGVGPARRAAELEPVEALRTE, encoded by the coding sequence ATGGCGCGGCGGAGGGTGGACTTCACGGATCTGATGCGGCTCTCGTCGGGCGCGCTGGTCGGACATCCGCTCCGCTCGGCGCTCTCGATGCTGGGGATCGCGATCGGCGTCGCCGCCGTGATCATGCTGACCTCGCTGGGGGAGGGCACGCGCAAGTACATGGTCTCCCAGTTCTCCGAGTTCGGGACGAACGTCCTCTCGATCCAGCCGGGCAAGCGAAAGACCTCGGGCGTGCCCAACGCATTCCGGGGGACGCAGCAGAAGCTGACCATCGACGACGCGGAAGCGCTGGGACGGGTGCCGATGTTCGAGACCGTCACGCCGTCTGCCCTCGGGCAGGCCCGGGTCGAGGGCGGTGGGCGTGGTCGAAGCGTCTTCGTCCATGGCGTGACCGCGGACTTCCCGGACGTCATGAAGTTCACCGTGCGCCAGGGCAGCTTCATTCCCCCCGGCGACCCGCGGCGCGGCGGCTCGGTGGCGGTCCTCGGTCCCCAACTCAAACGAGAGCTCTTCGGCGACGCCAACGCCCTCGGCGAGTTCGTGCGGATCGCCGGCTCGAGGCTGCGCGTGATCGGCGTGATGGAGCCGAAGGGGCAGGTCCTCGGCATGGACATCGACGACGCCGCCTACATCCCGGTCGCGACGGCGATGCGGATCTTCAATCTCGAGGAGCTCCAGGAGATCAACGTCGTCTTCCGCCACGAGGGACAGACCGAGGAAGCGATCGAGGTGGTTCGCGAGATCCTGATCGACCGCCACCGCGGCGAGGAGGACTTCACGATCATCTCCCAGACCGAGATGCTCGCGGTCTTCGGGCGCGTGATGGACGTCGTGACCTTCGGTGTCGCGGTCATCGCCGCGATCTCGCTCCTCGTCGGCTCGATCGGGATCTTCACGATGATGTGGATCTCCGTGGGCGAGCGGGTGAGCGAGATCGGTCTGATGAGGGCGGTCGGCGCGACCGCCCGACAGATCCAGATCGTGTTCCTGACCGAGGCGATCCTGTTGACCATGATGGGCGGTCTCTCCGGTCTTCTCGTGGGGCTCGTCGCGACGGTCGCGATCCGGATCGGGATTCCAGGCTTCCCGGCGGGCGCGCCGATCGAGTACGTCGCGGCCGCGCTCGGGGTGAGCGCCGTCGCGGGGCTCCTCTCCGGCGTCGGGCCCGCGCGGCGCGCCGCCGAGCTCGAGCCCGTCGAGGCGCTGCGTACTGAGTAG
- a CDS encoding MaoC/PaaZ C-terminal domain-containing protein: MSESEADYFEEIELGREVEIGRHTPSRDEIVDFARQWDPQPFHLDEEAGRASPMGGLSASSCHTYSISSLIYSRSDEKLRTAAMLGLEMRFPNAVRPDEELTLFETFLDKRVSKSRAQYGVVSSQTVMRNARGEDVMVMKSSYLVERRDEPAPE, encoded by the coding sequence ATGAGCGAATCCGAAGCGGACTACTTCGAGGAGATCGAGCTCGGCCGCGAGGTCGAGATCGGGCGACATACGCCGAGCCGGGACGAGATCGTCGACTTCGCGCGGCAGTGGGATCCACAACCCTTCCATCTCGACGAGGAGGCGGGGCGCGCTTCGCCGATGGGAGGCTTGTCGGCGTCGTCCTGTCACACGTACTCGATCTCGTCGCTCATCTACTCGCGCAGCGACGAGAAGCTCCGGACGGCGGCGATGCTCGGACTCGAGATGCGCTTTCCGAACGCCGTCCGCCCGGACGAGGAGCTCACCCTCTTCGAGACCTTCCTGGACAAACGGGTCTCGAAGTCGCGCGCGCAGTACGGGGTCGTGTCGAGTCAGACCGTGATGCGGAACGCGCGGGGCGAGGACGTGATGGTGATGAAGTCGAGCTACCTGGTCGAACGGCGGGACGAACCGGCGCCCGAATAG
- a CDS encoding TetR family transcriptional regulator: protein MSSASPGDSTREKILHAGEKLFAADGFDRVTLRQIAREADQRNVAAVQYHFGSKAGLLSAIVDAHREEIDARRAELLEKACADGTDGDFTTLLTILVDPLAAKLDSPAGRAYLQIQAQGLTNAEMRPATRALVGRIGDHLGALESDGAAPHRGRFALLLLFHALADRAGQESSGRARRADRAEFVTALTRSLHGLFQAG, encoded by the coding sequence GTGAGCTCGGCGAGTCCGGGGGACTCGACCCGGGAGAAGATCCTGCATGCCGGGGAGAAGCTCTTCGCGGCGGACGGGTTCGACCGGGTCACCCTTCGTCAGATCGCACGAGAGGCGGATCAGCGGAACGTCGCCGCCGTCCAGTACCACTTCGGTTCGAAGGCGGGGCTCCTCTCGGCGATCGTCGACGCCCATCGCGAGGAGATCGACGCGCGCCGGGCCGAGCTCCTCGAGAAGGCCTGCGCGGACGGGACGGACGGCGACTTCACCACGCTGCTCACGATCCTGGTCGACCCCCTCGCCGCGAAGCTCGACTCGCCCGCAGGCCGCGCCTACCTCCAGATCCAGGCACAGGGTCTCACCAACGCGGAGATGCGACCGGCGACGCGCGCGCTCGTCGGCCGGATCGGCGACCATCTGGGGGCGCTCGAGAGCGACGGCGCGGCGCCTCATCGCGGCCGCTTCGCCCTCCTCCTGCTCTTCCACGCCCTCGCCGACCGCGCCGGCCAGGAATCGAGCGGACGCGCCCGACGGGCGGACCGCGCGGAGTTCGTCACGGCCCTCACGCGCTCGCTGCACGGGCTCTTCCAGGCCGGGTAG
- a CDS encoding MBL fold metallo-hydrolase: MSNFLRPATVALVALSVFALACSEEAQRDLERRALEKVGDLAAEQMADASAGGDSGRDGQNHSRDFFSIPIEVRQLADNVYQARGVGNTQMVVTSEGLVIYDTGLSIQAAKQRRLLLEAAPGLPVTHVIVSHSHADHAGGAKVWLEPGIELVAHHEFEEEQRYLKELEPFYYGRNRMLFPFMPEEAPTIEVLAYGGLEPTMTVDQPDTLTLELGGTVMEVLPTPGAEGADNLTLWLPEEKIFFSGDFFGPNFPQFPNVFTMRGEKIRKPIEYITSLNQVIALEPEMIVPSHQDPIVGKEQIKADLIKMRDAVQYVHDRTMEGMNAGKTVYQLMEEISLPPELKMTEIHGRVSWAVKSIWEYYASWFHWDSTAELYHVPRTALYPEIVELAGADALVDAAEAHLADGRNIEAIHLLEIVHEADPTHARGLAAHKQALTRLRDEAIATTNNTYEIDWLSYRLRTLDELGEDA; this comes from the coding sequence ATGTCGAACTTCCTCCGCCCCGCCACCGTCGCGCTCGTCGCGCTCTCCGTCTTCGCCCTCGCCTGCTCGGAAGAGGCCCAGCGCGACCTCGAACGCCGCGCGCTCGAGAAGGTCGGCGACCTCGCCGCGGAACAGATGGCCGACGCGAGCGCCGGCGGCGACAGCGGCCGCGACGGCCAGAACCACTCCCGCGACTTCTTCAGCATCCCGATCGAAGTCCGCCAGCTCGCGGACAACGTCTACCAGGCGCGCGGCGTCGGGAACACGCAGATGGTGGTCACGAGCGAAGGTCTCGTGATCTACGACACCGGCCTGTCGATCCAGGCCGCGAAGCAGCGCCGTCTGCTCCTCGAGGCGGCGCCCGGTCTGCCCGTGACCCACGTGATCGTCAGCCATTCCCATGCCGACCACGCCGGCGGCGCCAAGGTCTGGCTCGAGCCGGGCATCGAGCTCGTGGCCCACCACGAGTTCGAGGAGGAGCAGCGCTACCTGAAGGAGCTCGAGCCCTTCTACTACGGCCGGAACCGCATGCTTTTCCCCTTCATGCCCGAAGAGGCCCCGACGATCGAAGTGCTCGCCTACGGCGGACTGGAGCCCACGATGACCGTCGACCAGCCCGACACGCTGACCCTCGAACTGGGCGGGACCGTGATGGAGGTGCTCCCCACCCCGGGCGCCGAGGGCGCGGACAATCTGACGCTCTGGCTGCCCGAAGAGAAGATCTTCTTCTCGGGCGACTTCTTCGGTCCGAACTTCCCCCAGTTCCCGAACGTCTTCACGATGCGCGGCGAGAAGATCCGCAAGCCGATCGAGTACATCACCTCGCTGAACCAGGTGATCGCGCTCGAGCCCGAGATGATCGTGCCCTCCCACCAGGACCCGATCGTGGGCAAGGAACAGATCAAGGCCGATCTCATCAAGATGCGCGATGCCGTCCAGTACGTGCACGACCGGACGATGGAGGGCATGAACGCGGGCAAGACGGTCTACCAGCTGATGGAGGAGATCTCGCTCCCGCCGGAGCTCAAGATGACGGAGATCCACGGCCGGGTCTCCTGGGCCGTGAAGAGCATCTGGGAGTACTACGCGTCCTGGTTCCACTGGGACTCGACCGCCGAGCTCTACCACGTCCCCCGCACGGCCCTCTATCCCGAGATCGTCGAGCTCGCCGGGGCGGACGCGCTGGTCGACGCCGCGGAGGCCCATCTCGCCGACGGGCGGAACATCGAGGCGATCCATCTCCTCGAGATCGTCCACGAAGCCGATCCGACCCATGCCCGTGGCCTCGCCGCCCACAAGCAGGCCCTCACCCGCCTCCGCGACGAGGCGATCGCGACGACGAACAACACCTACGAAATCGACTGGCTCTCCTACCGCCTGCGGACCCTCGACGAGCTCGGCGAGGACGCGTGA
- a CDS encoding aromatic ring-hydroxylating dioxygenase subunit alpha, with product MGGEGDGTDRSARCPGPGYQDVLDGDAHPAPPLLREEAPTPNERREWSTDVYTSRAHHLREVDELWRRVWQIAGRVEDVEHPGDSFVYDIADDSLIVLRTKDGRLRAYHNSCLHRGTRLRDEPGCLEHLRCPFHGFTWSLEGELADVPCRWDFPQVEDADYRLPEAQVDTWGGFVFVNLDPDAAPLADYLEDLPRHFERWPLEDRVVAARVERRVACNWKVAVEAFIETFHIIGVHSANLPFFGDANSQYDVWPERRHYDRMLNASGVPSPHVRGELSPQRIIDIAARFGMVEPGTTVPEGSTPRAVMVEASRKRLEQDLGLDTSAWSDAEVQDVIQYSLFPNVVLFGGLGSPLFYRARPDGDDPGSCLFEVMLLLPLPDGAEKPPPAKRRFLDAHEAWSDVPELAYFGPVLDEDQAIMPRVQRGLRASRKPTVSFGVYQESRLRHFRRTLDEYVPPSQTGDQP from the coding sequence ATGGGTGGCGAAGGCGACGGAACCGATCGATCCGCCCGATGTCCCGGGCCGGGATATCAGGACGTCCTGGACGGCGACGCGCATCCTGCCCCGCCCCTGCTCCGGGAAGAAGCGCCCACGCCGAACGAGCGCCGGGAGTGGTCCACCGACGTCTACACCTCCCGGGCCCACCACCTGCGCGAAGTCGACGAGCTCTGGCGACGGGTCTGGCAGATCGCCGGGCGGGTGGAGGACGTCGAGCATCCCGGCGATTCCTTCGTCTACGACATCGCCGACGACTCCCTGATCGTGCTGCGCACGAAGGACGGCCGCCTCCGCGCCTACCACAACAGCTGCCTCCATCGCGGCACGCGTCTGCGCGACGAGCCGGGCTGCCTCGAGCACCTGCGCTGCCCCTTCCACGGCTTCACCTGGAGCCTCGAAGGCGAGCTCGCGGACGTGCCCTGCCGCTGGGACTTTCCCCAGGTCGAAGACGCCGACTACCGGCTTCCGGAAGCGCAGGTCGATACCTGGGGCGGCTTCGTCTTCGTGAACCTCGATCCCGACGCGGCGCCCCTCGCCGACTACCTCGAAGACCTGCCGCGCCACTTCGAGCGCTGGCCCCTCGAAGACCGCGTCGTCGCCGCGCGGGTCGAGCGCCGGGTGGCGTGCAACTGGAAGGTCGCCGTCGAGGCCTTCATCGAGACCTTCCACATCATCGGCGTCCACTCGGCCAACCTGCCCTTCTTCGGAGATGCCAACTCCCAGTACGACGTCTGGCCCGAACGCCGCCACTACGACCGGATGCTGAACGCCTCCGGCGTCCCCAGCCCCCACGTTCGCGGCGAGCTCTCGCCCCAGCGGATCATCGACATCGCCGCGCGCTTCGGCATGGTCGAGCCGGGCACGACGGTGCCCGAGGGCTCGACGCCGCGGGCCGTGATGGTCGAAGCCTCGCGCAAGCGCCTCGAGCAGGATCTCGGGCTCGACACGTCTGCGTGGAGCGATGCCGAGGTCCAGGACGTGATCCAGTACAGCCTCTTCCCGAACGTCGTGCTCTTCGGCGGGCTGGGCTCCCCGCTCTTCTACCGGGCCCGGCCGGACGGGGACGATCCGGGCTCCTGTCTCTTCGAGGTCATGCTGTTGCTGCCGCTGCCCGACGGCGCCGAGAAGCCGCCGCCCGCGAAGCGCCGCTTCCTCGACGCGCACGAAGCCTGGAGCGACGTGCCGGAGCTCGCCTATTTCGGGCCGGTCCTCGACGAGGACCAGGCGATCATGCCCCGGGTCCAGCGCGGGCTGCGCGCCTCACGGAAGCCGACCGTCTCCTTCGGCGTGTATCAGGAGAGCCGCTTGCGTCACTTTCGACGAACCCTGGACGAGTACGTCCCGCCGAGCCAGACCGGCGATCAGCCGTAG